From Pseudomonas sp. stari2:
TTGGCCGGTCTGGTCGGTGCGTTGCTGGCTCAGGGCGCGGACGCGTTCGACGCCGCATGCCTGGCGGTCTGGCTACACGCCAACGCCGGGGCGCAACAAGGTAAATTCGGCCGTGGGCTGGCGGCCAGTGATCTGATTCCAGCCATTCGTCAGTTGTTGGAGGAGCATGCACCGTGTCTGAAGTAACCCTGTACCTGGCCGATGAACAGGCGATGAGCGACTTTGGCGCACGGATCGCCCGCGTGACCGGGGGGCATGGCCTGATCTTCCTTCAAGGCAACCTCGGCATGGGTAAAACCACGCTGTCGCGAGGTATCATTCGCGGGCTTGGCCACGTCGGTGCAGTGAAAAGTCCGACCTTCACGCTGGTTGAGCCCTACGAGATCGGTGACATCCGCGCCTTCCACTTCGATCTGTATCGCCTGGTCGATCCGGAGGAGCTGGAGTTCCTCGGCATCCGCGACTATTTCGAAGACGACGCCCTGTGCCTGATCGAGTGGCCCGATAAAGGTGCAGGCTTTTTGCCAAAGCCTGACCTGACCATTACCATTAGCCCGCAAGACAGCGGGCGTTCGCTGACTATTTTGTCCCAGGGCTCGCGTGGCGAGGCCTGGTGTGCCGCTTTGGCATTGGAATCCAATTAAATGATGGGGTTAGGTATGCGCTTTCGCGCGTTGGTGGCTGCCGCTGGACTGATGTTGATGGCAGTAACCGTCAACGCTGTGGCCGAGACGAAGGTCAACAGCGTGCGTCTGTGGCGGGCGCCGGACAACACGCGTCTGGTGTTCGATCTGACCGGTCCGGTGCAGCACAGCGTCTTCACCCTTACAGCGCCGGACCGGCTGGTCATCGACATCAATGGCGCCACCCTTGGCGCGCCATTGAAAGTCTCCACCGCCAACACGCCGATCACCGCCATGCGCTCGGCCCAGCGCACGCCGACCGACCTGCGGGTGGTCATCGACCTGAAGAAAGCCGTCACCC
This genomic window contains:
- the tsaE gene encoding tRNA (adenosine(37)-N6)-threonylcarbamoyltransferase complex ATPase subunit type 1 TsaE; the protein is MSEVTLYLADEQAMSDFGARIARVTGGHGLIFLQGNLGMGKTTLSRGIIRGLGHVGAVKSPTFTLVEPYEIGDIRAFHFDLYRLVDPEELEFLGIRDYFEDDALCLIEWPDKGAGFLPKPDLTITISPQDSGRSLTILSQGSRGEAWCAALALESN